The Setaria italica strain Yugu1 chromosome IX, Setaria_italica_v2.0, whole genome shotgun sequence genome has a window encoding:
- the LOC101780517 gene encoding uncharacterized protein LOC101780517, translating into MLQRVSQLARRRLLSLPSAAAAARRAAPVSAEAVSGGGSIPLPRGCGAGVAASGWSGGGPGLRLARSLCTYDERDDRALEEEAEKKFGWILKIFFLGTAGLVGYQFFPYMGDNLLQQSISLLRVKDPLFKRMGASRLGRFAVDDQRRMKVVEMGGAQELLNVLEGAKDDKTRKEALKTLVGLSKSEEAAGFLDRAGAYAIVSSTPNSPEYAEIETYKASLLKAFDQLKS; encoded by the exons ATGCTGCAGCGGGTCTCGCagctcgcgcgccgccgcctcctgtcgctgccgtccgccgccgcggccgctcgCCGGGCTGCGCCGGTGTCCGCGGAGGCTGTTTCCGGCGGAGGATCAATCCCACTGCCCCGCGGCTGTGGCGCCGGG GTGGCGGCGAGCGGGTGGAGTGGTGGCGGCCCGGGGCTCCGGTTGGCTCGGAGTCTCTGCACCTACGACGAGAGAG ATGACAGGGCGCTTGAGGAGGAAGCTGAGAAGAAATTTGGATGGATATTGAAGATATTCTTTCTAGGAACTGCTGGCCTAGTTGGCTACCAATTCTTTCCATATATGG GGGATAACCTACTTCAGCAATCTATTTCTCTTTTGCGTGTCAAGGATCCCTTGTTCAAACGGATGGGAGCTTCCCGGTTAGGTCGTTTTGCAGTGGATG ACCAAAGAAGAATGAAGGTGGTTGAGATGGGGGGAGCTCAGGAACTTCTTAATGTATTGGAAGGTGCTAAAGATGATAAAACACGTAAAGAAGCTCTAAAAACTCTTGTTGGACTTTCAAAATCTG AAGAAGCAGCAGGATTTTTGGACAGGGCAGGTGCCTATGCAATAGTCAGTTCCACTCCCAACTCCCCAGAATATGCTGAGATCGAGACTTACAAGGCTAGTCTTCTGAAGGCGTTTGATCAGCTGAAGTCATGA